CGAAACTGAAAAGAAAGCAAATTCCAGAAATAAACTCAGTAAATATAGTAAAGAACAATTAAAGAGTGACCTTGAAAATCTTGTCGCAAAGCTTGAAAAATGTAATGGAAACAACGGAATAAGATTAATGTATAATTCTTATGATAGTAAGATGCAACAAGATATAAATACACAAATAAACACAGTAAAAAGTTGGATTTCAGAGTTGCAAACTAAGAATTACAATCTTTTTCAAGCTTATAATCTAAATATGAAAACTACTTTCGAAAATATTACAAATATCTTAGTACAATTAAAAAATAAGGTAAAAAACAGCATTGATCAACACGAAAGTGAAATTAAAAAAGATATTCAAAACAAAAAAAATAACTTAAATAAATAGAGTAAATGACCACTTAGTAGTCATTTACTCTATTTTCATTAAGAAAAAATAACAATTTTAGCTTGAAATATTCTTCTCCATTATGACAAACCTACCAAAACAAAATAGAAGGCAACCTAACCTAGAATCATCTCTAAATTTACCTTCTATTCTTATCCTTCAATAGTTGAATTCCAACTATCTATATATTGCTTGAAATGCCTTAAAGGCTTTCTTTAACTCATTATCAGCTGGTATTGTTTCCTGGGTATCAATTGCTGCATCAACTGCCTCTTTAATTAAATTTTTTGATAAATCACTTTTATTTCCACCTGTCTCTGAATTTTTTGCCAATTTTTCTAACTCTTTTGATACTTCTCCAAGCTTAGCACCTAAATTGCTAAAATAGCCTCCTACCTCATTCTTCTTTGTAGTAAATTTAGCAGTAAATCCCAATACATCCGATACTAACTCCAAAAATACATAAAATGCATTCTCTGCACTCCTCCCTACTTCCATCATTGCTCCACTTAATCCTCTCCCGTTTCCTCCTGATGCTCCTCCTACTTTCCCTTCTCCCTTCACTCCCCCGCTATTACATCCCATCACCATTATTAACAAGATCTTGAAAAGATTAACGTATGAAAATGTATATTTATACGTTAAAGAATAAATAAAAGAGAAATACAAAAATAATCTCGACATTAATAATTAAGCGAATAAACAATGGTAAGTTCTACTGTGAAATAAAGAGATGTCAATTTCCGAATAGTATTTTGGATAAAATTAACAAAAACTATAAATTATAAGAAAATTTTTTTGATAATTTAGAAAAAAGGGTTATTTTTAATAAACTTGTAGTTAAGTAACAATTAGAAGAACAAATAAAAAACAATAATAAGAATAAAAAGAAGTTACACAAAAGCAAAAAAGTTAAAATTAAGGTGATTCAAAAAATTAAACCAACAGTTATTCAAAATTAAGTCGATAATAATTTCATATAAACTAATAATTTTACAAATCTCCGATTATAAAATCGACAATTCACTTTTACAAACCCAAAACTGAATACATATATTATTTAAAGATCAGTGTCAATAAAATTCCTACAGTTATGGTAATAATAGTCCCAAACATCCAATTATGTAATTTTAATTTACTATTAAGTTCTATTTTGTTAATTTCAATTTTATTATCAAGCTCATTAAATTTAGTATCAATCTTAATATTGAAGCTACTTTCAATGGTATTCATCTTATTATCAAATTCTTTAATAGTAGACTTTAAATCATGATTTAAAGTATCAATTTTATTATCAAGATCTCTAATATCTGATCTTAATTCACTTCTTACGTTGTCTATCTTATTATCAACCTCATTGAATTTGTTATCTATTCTACTAATAAGTTCTTCTTTTATGTCACAAATTTTTTCTTCTAAATGTTTTAATTTTATGTCAAAGTTTTCTTTGAGATACTCAATATCTTTATAAGTAAGCTCATTTTTATAGTATCTATAAGACAAATCATCAGCAATTTCTCTATTAATACCCGCTTTTACAAGCTCATTTAATACCATTTGCCTGGTTACTACTGGTTGCATCATATACTCCATGAAAATCTCCTTATATAATTATTATAGTATTTCGAGGATTTATTGTTAAGTAAAATAAGTGAAATTTAGTTGATGTTGAAGATACAAAGATATTAGAAAAGATTTATCTTTCTATTTTGTGAGTACATGTATTAATCAAAGTAAGCATAAATTTTTATTGATCCTTTACGATATAAAATATATACCTCATCTGATAAATAATTCCTTTACTTCACACTCTGACATTACTGATATTACATCTTTACTAATTGTATAATATATCCAAAAACTTCATAATATACTTATCATCTTTTAAATAAAGACACAACAAATATAAGTGACATATATCAAAACATCATTAATTTTCCATTATATTTTAAATTCAAAATTTCCCACCCCCTTTTTAAATTTTTCACTTCAAATTATAACTATTATACTAAATATTAAAACTTCAAAATCAATTTCTGATCATCAAATTCTATAAAACACAGATTTTACAATAAAAAATAGCTTTAAGACAACTAACGTATTGCACATACTACCTGTTAGTACTTCTCAAATGATTATTTTACATAATTTCATCACTATTTATTTGTCTCAACATATCTTTAGCAATAGCATTTATATTGACTTAAAAAATTAATATCCATTAACTACCTTAATTAGCAAAGGTATGTTAACAGATACTCTAATTATTTGATGTATTTATTTCTCATAAATACATCAAATTTAATTATATTCAAACATATTAAATAAGTTGTTTAAAGGCTAAACGCTCCTTAAAATGAGGATAATCTATGGTTACTAGATTATCGTACATACTATCAAAGTCATCACAACTGATTTGTAAATGTTTCATATATCCTATCTTTTCATCTTTGAATTTTCTTAGTATGAATTTGTCTAATTCCATTCCCCGATAACTTTTTACAAGACCCTTTGTTGCATCTTGAATTGAATTTAATGTTAATATAATCTTTGAGAGAATCATCTGTAATTTAGAAACATCTTCATCTAATATAAACCGATTAAGATTGTGTGTCCTCCTAATTACAAATGAACGATCATTTAGATTATCTGAATTAAGTCTCATTATAGACTGTTCAAGGAAATCAAAAGCATCCTTTTGATTTAAATTCAATGATTCCATAATTTTATGGTAATTTTGTATATTATTTATAAATTTTTTAAAAGCCATTCCGCAGAAGTATTCGGTTGGTGAAATATCATCGTACGAGTTATAAAAATGATCAGTAAGGAAATTTCTCTTCAAACCTTTTGAGCATTTAGCTTTTGACTCTTTAAGCATTTGTATAAGTATGTTTTTCCCAATATCATCATATTCTTTAAGAACTTCAGTCGCATTTTTCTTTGCATCTAACACTAACCCAAATTTTTTTAATAGGCCTTCTTTGAATTCATAAATACCTATATCTAATATAACTTTTAACATAAATCGATTAAAATTTTGCTTTGCATAAATTATAAGCTGATGATCACCAGGATTCCCTGAATTAAAATTTGCTATAGACTTTTCAAAGAACAATAAAACTTCTTTATCTTTATCATCCAATAATTTCATTATGCTATTATAAGTTTTACTATAATAATTTATATAAATTACAATAATTATAAATTGGAATGCATTGTTTGATTTGCTTAATAAATTATCGTACATTTCCTTACTAGAAGATATATTGCAAATTCTTTTTAAATGTTTTATATAATTTATCTCTTCATTTCGCAATCTTTGGGTAAGTTCCTCTTTCCCTGTCCAAATATAATTTGCAAGTGCCTTTTCTGCCAATTCTTTTGCATCTAACGTTGTGGCAATACCTGATAAAGCTTCTCTAAATTTATCAATACCTATTTTTTGTATTAAAAAATAAAAGCTTGCTTTTGTATGAGTAATAAGATTAGAATCATTTGGGTCATTTGGATTAAGGTTTGTTATAGAATCTTCAAGAAAATCCAAAGCATTTCTTTCTCTACTATCTAACCGCTCTATAATCTCATTACAATGTCCTACATAATTTATAATATCTTCAAATGAGAATGAATCATTTGCGTTGCTTAATAAATTATTATACATTTGATCAAAAGAAGACATAACACAAACTTTTCTTAAATACTTCCTATATTTAGTCTCTGTAGCTTTTAACATTCGTGTAAGTTTGTCTTTGTCTTTGCCAGTATAACTTGCAAGAGCCTTCTCTGATGATTCTTTCGCATTTAGTATTGTCACAATAGCTGATAGCATTTGTTTCAATTGAGTAATATTGATGTCGAAACCAATCGTATCAATAAAAAATTCTGAGACACCTAACGTACACATAAAACAACATGTTAAATCTAAACCATTACCCAAATTATCTGGATTAAGTGTTGCTATAGAACAGTCTAAAAATGTTAAAGCATTTTTTTCTTCTGCACTTAGTTGCTTTACTTTTTCATTACTATTATAAGATTCAACAGCTTCTGCAATATTTTTAAATTTAGATGAAACCTCTATTGTCATCACCAATAAATTATGGCACATATTATCAACAGAAGAAGTATTACAAATATTTTTTAAATACTTAATGTATTTTGTTTCTGTGTCTTTTAATATTTGTACAAAAAAATTTTTTCCCGGATTAGAATACTTTTCAATAATTCCTTCTGCCTTTTTCTTTTCATCTAATACTTCCACAATATTTGATAAAACCATTCTAACTTTACTAATATCACCTATGTTTACTATAAATTGACTATGTACTTGTTTTGTCTGAATAGTAAATTCACAATCACCAGGATCACCTGGATTATACACTGTTGTTATAGCATTTTTAAGAAAAATCAAAGCTCTTTCTTCTGCTTCATTCAGTTGTTCTGTAATTTTATTATAAGACTTAATAGTTTCTATAATACTGTTAAACTTAGATACATTATTTGTTATGCTTAATAAGCTATTATATAATGCATCATCAAATGTACTAAAAACACCTCTCAAAGTATCTACATATTTTGTTTCTGTATCTTTTAACATTTGTATAAATTTGTCTTTATCGACCCAAATATACTTTTCAATAACTTCTTCTGCTACTTTCTTTGCATCTAAGACCATCACAATATTTGCTAAAACCATTCTAATTTTACTAATATCAT
This region of Borrelia hispanica CRI genomic DNA includes:
- the bdr gene encoding Bdr family repetitive protein; the encoded protein is MEYMMQPVVTRQMVLNELVKAGINREIADDLSYRYYKNELTYKDIEYLKENFDIKLKHLEEKICDIKEELISRIDNKFNEVDNKIDNVRSELRSDIRDLDNKIDTLNHDLKSTIKEFDNKMNTIESSFNIKIDTKFNELDNKIEINKIELNSKLKLHNWMFGTIITITVGILLTLIFK